A window of the Odocoileus virginianus isolate 20LAN1187 ecotype Illinois chromosome 20, Ovbor_1.2, whole genome shotgun sequence genome harbors these coding sequences:
- the LOC139029811 gene encoding uncharacterized protein, which yields MIKKEILQDLDWDDLAPPPWWMVTRLPPRAPPGLEAALMPDPGPGEVPAAAAVPPPALPEFIELSFGQAPIPVTEASGQHFQDPAPAEPPKLYPPLPDLKDAFFCIRLAPASQPIFAFEWEDPVGSTKQQLIWTPPQGPLLLAAETKEKCWKGTKVLLQLLMEAGYWVSKKAQICKEELKLQVLSLDPSYEGEESIPRRPRKR from the exons atgataaaaaaggaaattctacaggatttggacTGGGATGACCTGGCCCCTCCCCCATGGTGGATGGTGACAcgcctgcctcccagggctccaCCAGGACTTGAGGCCGCCTTAATGCCCgatccagggccaggtgaagtTCCTGCAGCAGCCGCTGTTCCTCCGCCAGCTCTCCCAGAGTTCATAGAGCTGTCCTTTGGGCAGGCTCCGATCCCAGTGACAGAagcctctggccaacacttccaggatCCAGCTCCAGCCGAACCGCCCAAGCTATACCCGCCTCTCCCGG atctcaaggatgccttcttcTGCATACGCCTCGCCCCAGCGTCACagcccatctttgcctttgaatgggaagaTCCAGTCGGGAGCACCAAACAACAGCTCATCTGGACTCCCCCACAAGG ACCTCTGCTGCTGGCTGCCGAGACCAAggaaaaatgctggaaagggacCAAAGTGCTACTCCAGCTGCTGATGGAAGCAGGTTACTGGGTGTCGAAGAAGGCACAGATCTGTAAGGAGGAG ttaaagttgcaggtattgtCCCTTGATCCATCATACGAGGGTGAAGAGAGCATACCACGCAGACCCAGAAAACGCTGA
- the LOC110133766 gene encoding galactoside 2-alpha-L-fucosyltransferase SEC1 isoform X2, giving the protein MSAITPQRPAAGHLRAAWPRKLKTAAMRFWATCPSSSTLSFLFVIFAVSTVFHCHRRLALVPTPWAYAGRVVLFPRHLRGGLFTINAIGRLGNQMGEYATLYALAKMNGRAAFIPPQMHSTLAPIFRITLPVLHDATARSIPWENYYLRDWMEEQYRHIPGEYVRLTGYPCSWTFYHHLRAEILQEFTLHAHVREEAQNFLRGLRVNGSRPSTYVGVHVRRGDYVHVMPNVWKGVLADRGYLQQALDWFRARHRSPLFVVTSDDMAWCRRNINSSHQDVVFAGNGRQGSPARDFALLTQCNHTIITVGTFGIWAAYLTGGNTVYLANFTLPGSRFRMVFKPQAAFLPEWVGIAANLGQARGSHP; this is encoded by the coding sequence CCGCCATGAGATTCTGGGCCACCTGCCCTTCCTcgtccaccctctccttcctctttgtcATCTTCGCGGTGTCCACTGTTTTCCATTGCCACCGGCGCCTGGCCCTGGTGCCCACCCCTTGGGCCTATGCAGGTCGAGTGGTCTTGTTCCCCAGACACCTGCGTGGGGGCCTGTTCACCATCAATGCCATAGGCCGCCTGGGGAATCAGATGGGAGAGTATGCCACCCTGTACGCCCTGGCCAAGATGAACGGGCGCGCCGCCTTCATCCCGCCCCAGATGCACAGCACGCTGGCCCCCATCTTCCGAATCACACTCCCGGTCCTGCACGACGCCACGGCCAGGAGCATCCCCTGGGAGAACTATTATCTGAGGGACTGGATGGAGGAGCAGTACCGCCACATCCCCGGGGAGTACGTGCGCCTCACCGGCTACCCCTGCTCCTGGACCTTCTACCACCACCTCCGCGCCGAGATCCTCCAGGAGTTCACCCTGCATGCCCACGTGCGTGAGGAGGCCCAGAACTTCCTGCGGGGTCTGCGGGTGAATGGCAGCCGGCCGAGCACCTACGTGGGGGTCCACGTGCGCCGAGGGGACTACGTCCATGTTATGCCCAACGTGTGGAAGGGTGTGCTGGCCGACCGGGGCTACCTGCAGCAGGCCCTGGACTGGTTCCGCGCTCGCCACCGCAGCCCTCTCTTCGTGGTCACCAGCGACGACATGGCCTGGTGCCGGAGGAACATCAACAGCTCCCACCAGGACGTGGTGTTTGCAGGCAACGGCCGGCAGGGCTCACCAGCCAGGGACTTTGCGCTCCTCACACAGTGTAACCATACCATCATCACCGTGGGCACCTTCGGCATCTGGGCCGCCTACCTCACCGGGGGGAACACTGTCTACCTGGCCAACTTCACCCTGCCCGGCTCCCGATTCCGCATGGTCTTTAAGCCCCAGGCGGCCTTCCTGCCCGAGTGGGTGGGCATTGCAGCCAACCTGGGGCAGGCCAGAGGGAGCCACCCCTAG
- the LOC110133766 gene encoding galactoside 2-alpha-L-fucosyltransferase SEC1 isoform X3, whose protein sequence is MGKLRSVEPSQRHGVGAGTARDPAAMRFWATCPSSSTLSFLFVIFAVSTVFHCHRRLALVPTPWAYAGRVVLFPRHLRGGLFTINAIGRLGNQMGEYATLYALAKMNGRAAFIPPQMHSTLAPIFRITLPVLHDATARSIPWENYYLRDWMEEQYRHIPGEYVRLTGYPCSWTFYHHLRAEILQEFTLHAHVREEAQNFLRGLRVNGSRPSTYVGVHVRRGDYVHVMPNVWKGVLADRGYLQQALDWFRARHRSPLFVVTSDDMAWCRRNINSSHQDVVFAGNGRQGSPARDFALLTQCNHTIITVGTFGIWAAYLTGGNTVYLANFTLPGSRFRMVFKPQAAFLPEWVGIAANLGQARGSHP, encoded by the coding sequence CCGCCATGAGATTCTGGGCCACCTGCCCTTCCTcgtccaccctctccttcctctttgtcATCTTCGCGGTGTCCACTGTTTTCCATTGCCACCGGCGCCTGGCCCTGGTGCCCACCCCTTGGGCCTATGCAGGTCGAGTGGTCTTGTTCCCCAGACACCTGCGTGGGGGCCTGTTCACCATCAATGCCATAGGCCGCCTGGGGAATCAGATGGGAGAGTATGCCACCCTGTACGCCCTGGCCAAGATGAACGGGCGCGCCGCCTTCATCCCGCCCCAGATGCACAGCACGCTGGCCCCCATCTTCCGAATCACACTCCCGGTCCTGCACGACGCCACGGCCAGGAGCATCCCCTGGGAGAACTATTATCTGAGGGACTGGATGGAGGAGCAGTACCGCCACATCCCCGGGGAGTACGTGCGCCTCACCGGCTACCCCTGCTCCTGGACCTTCTACCACCACCTCCGCGCCGAGATCCTCCAGGAGTTCACCCTGCATGCCCACGTGCGTGAGGAGGCCCAGAACTTCCTGCGGGGTCTGCGGGTGAATGGCAGCCGGCCGAGCACCTACGTGGGGGTCCACGTGCGCCGAGGGGACTACGTCCATGTTATGCCCAACGTGTGGAAGGGTGTGCTGGCCGACCGGGGCTACCTGCAGCAGGCCCTGGACTGGTTCCGCGCTCGCCACCGCAGCCCTCTCTTCGTGGTCACCAGCGACGACATGGCCTGGTGCCGGAGGAACATCAACAGCTCCCACCAGGACGTGGTGTTTGCAGGCAACGGCCGGCAGGGCTCACCAGCCAGGGACTTTGCGCTCCTCACACAGTGTAACCATACCATCATCACCGTGGGCACCTTCGGCATCTGGGCCGCCTACCTCACCGGGGGGAACACTGTCTACCTGGCCAACTTCACCCTGCCCGGCTCCCGATTCCGCATGGTCTTTAAGCCCCAGGCGGCCTTCCTGCCCGAGTGGGTGGGCATTGCAGCCAACCTGGGGCAGGCCAGAGGGAGCCACCCCTAG